A single region of the Triticum dicoccoides isolate Atlit2015 ecotype Zavitan chromosome 2B, WEW_v2.0, whole genome shotgun sequence genome encodes:
- the LOC119363800 gene encoding fasciclin-like arabinogalactan protein 15 — MGAPLFGAVLLCLVLAAAAVPEQQPTLPSSSAANSSTGVNSNSVLVALLDSHYTELAELVEKALLLQSLEDAVGRGNVTIFAPRNEALERDLDPEFRAFLLEPRNLRSLQRLLLFHVLPSRLHSHSAWPASTARMTLSGEHLQLSADGQKMLVGTAEVTRPDAVVRPDGVIHGIERLLVPRSVQEDFNRRRSLAAISAVLPTGAPEVDPRTHRLKKPAPPVPLGAPPVLPVWDAMAPGPSIAPAPAPGPGSGKHHFDGHSQVKDFIQTLVLYGGYNELADILVNLTSLATEMGRLVSEGYVLTVLAPNDEAMARLTTDQLSEPGSPENILYYHMVPEYQTEESMYNAVRRFGTVRYDTLRLPQKVTAREADGSVKFGHGEGSAYLFDPDIYTDGRISVQGIDAVLFLPVEDAAKSSGGASPVRKAPAVTGTAKPKLRRGKLLEGACHVAAVFGGRSHFTSCQ; from the exons ATGGGCGCGCCGCTCTTCGGCGCCGTCCTCCTCTGCCTGGTACTCGCCGCGGCAGCGGTGCCGGAGCAGCAGCCCACATTGCCCTCCTCTTCAGCGGCGAACAGCTCCACGGGGGTGAACTCCAACTCGGTGCTGGTGGCGCTTCTGGACTCGCACTACACGGAGCTGGCGGAGCTGGTGGAGAAGGCGCTGCTGCTGCAGTCCCTGGAGGACGCCGTGGGCCGGGGCAACGTCACCATCTTCGCGCCCCGGAACGAGGCCCTCGAGCGGGACCTCGACCCGGAGTTCCGCGCCTTCCTCCTTGAGCCCCGCAACCTGCGCTCCCTCCAGCGCCTGCTCCTCTTCCACGTCCTCCCCTCCCGCCTGCACTCGCACTCCGCCTGGCCCGCCTCCACCGCGCGGATGACGCTCTCCGGCGAGCACCTCCAGCTGTCAGCCGACGGCCAGAAGATGCTAGTCGGCACCGCGGAGGTCACGCGGCCGGACGCGGTGGTGAGGCCCGACGGGGTCATCCACGGCATCGAGCGGCTGCTGGTGCCGCGGTCAGTTCAGGAGGATTTCAACCGCCGCCGCAGCCTGGCTGCCATCTCGGCCGTGCTCCCCACGGGCGCCCCCGAGGTGGACCCCAGGACGCACAGGCTGAAGAAGCCTGCGCCGCCCGTGCCCCTCGGCGCGCCGCCCGTGCTGCCGGTCTGGGACGCCATGGCCCCCGGCCCTTCCATCGCGCCGGCGCCGGCCCCCGGCCCCGGATCCGGGAAGCACCACTTCGACGGGCACAGCCAGGTCAAGGACTTCATCCAGACGCTGGTCCTGTACGGGGGGTACAACGAGCTCGCTGATATCCTGGTGAACCTGACGTCGCTGGCCACGGAGATGGGGCGGCTGGTCTCAGAGGGGTATGTGCTCACAGTGCTGGCCCCCAATGACGAGGCCATGGCACGGCTGACCACGGACCAGCTGAGCGAGCCCGGGTCGCCGGAGAACATCCTCTACTACCACATGGTCCCCGAGTACCAGACGGAGGAAAGCATGTACAACGCCGTGCGGAGGTTCGGGACGGTGCGGTACGACACGCTGCGGCTGCCGCAGAAGGTGACGGCCAGGGAGGCGGACGGGTCGGTCAAGTTCGGGCACGGCGAGGGGTCCGCCTACCTCTTCGATCCGGATATCTACACCGACGGGAGGATCTCTGTGCAGGGCATCGACGCAGTGCTCTTCCTGCCGGTGGAGGACGCGGCCAAGAGCTCCGGCGGAGCCTCGCCCGTGAGGAAGGCCCCCGCCGTCACCGGCACGGCCAAGCCCAAGCTCCGACGCG GGAAGTTGTTGGAAGGGGCGTGCCATGTGGCGGCTGTCTTCGGTGGGCGATCGCACTTCACGAGCTGCCAGTAG